The following coding sequences are from one Enterococcus sp. 4G2_DIV0659 window:
- the guaC gene encoding GMP reductase, giving the protein MKVFDYEDVQLIPNKCIVNSRSECDTVVKLGKHTFKMPVVPANMQTIIDEEIAEFLAKNDYFYIMHRFDESARIPFMEKMNAKGLITSISVGVKEGEYRFVEELAERNLVPDYVTIDIAHGHSNAVINMIQHLKKHLPDTFVIAGNVGTPEAVRELENAGADATKVGIGPGKVCITKIKTGFGTGGWQLAALRWCAKAARKPIIADGGIRTHGDVAKSVRFGATMVMIGSLFAGHEESPGETKVEDGVVYKEYFGSASEFQKGEKKNVEGKKIWLQHKGSLAETLVEMQQDLQSSISYAGGRDLEAIRKVDYVIVKNSIFNGDTI; this is encoded by the coding sequence ATGAAAGTTTTTGATTACGAAGATGTCCAGTTGATTCCCAATAAATGTATCGTGAACAGCCGTTCTGAATGTGATACAGTAGTAAAATTAGGGAAACATACCTTTAAAATGCCGGTCGTACCTGCAAACATGCAGACGATCATTGATGAAGAAATTGCAGAGTTTTTAGCGAAAAATGATTATTTTTATATTATGCATCGCTTTGATGAAAGTGCTCGAATTCCATTTATGGAAAAAATGAATGCTAAAGGATTGATTACATCAATTAGCGTTGGTGTCAAAGAAGGGGAATATCGCTTTGTGGAAGAATTGGCGGAGCGTAATTTAGTACCTGATTATGTAACAATCGATATTGCCCATGGACATTCAAATGCAGTGATCAATATGATTCAGCATTTGAAAAAACATTTGCCGGATACCTTTGTTATCGCTGGAAATGTAGGGACACCAGAAGCGGTTCGTGAACTTGAAAATGCTGGAGCAGATGCAACAAAAGTCGGTATTGGACCTGGGAAAGTGTGTATTACAAAAATTAAAACAGGTTTTGGTACTGGAGGCTGGCAATTAGCTGCATTGCGTTGGTGTGCAAAAGCAGCTCGTAAACCAATTATTGCAGATGGCGGTATCCGTACACATGGAGACGTTGCAAAATCAGTTCGTTTTGGTGCAACAATGGTTATGATTGGTTCATTGTTTGCCGGACATGAAGAATCTCCTGGAGAAACAAAAGTAGAAGACGGTGTGGTCTATAAAGAATATTTTGGTAGTGCTTCTGAATTCCAAAAAGGTGAAAAGAAAAATGTTGAAGGAAAGAAAATTTGGCTGCAACATAAAGGAAGTCTAGCGGAAACTTTAGTGGAGATGCAACAGGATTTACAATCATCAATTTCTTACGCTGGTGGCCGCGATCTTGAAGCTATTCGTAAAGTAGATTATGTAATCGTTAAAAATTCTATTTTCAATGGGGACACAATTTAA
- a CDS encoding PadR family transcriptional regulator, with product MIGSDAIRGYNDTFILSVLSEGDSYGYAISKRITEISENNYSIKETTLYSAFNRLEKNGFIDSFPGQITHGKKRTYYRITDSGKEYLEEKKAEWVLIKKVVECFIS from the coding sequence ATGATCGGCAGTGATGCGATAAGAGGATACAATGATACATTTATATTATCCGTTTTATCAGAAGGTGATTCGTATGGTTATGCCATTTCTAAAAGGATAACGGAAATATCTGAAAATAATTATTCAATCAAAGAAACGACGTTGTATTCAGCGTTTAATCGACTAGAAAAAAATGGATTTATTGACTCATTTCCAGGACAAATTACTCACGGGAAAAAAAGAACCTATTATAGAATCACTGATTCAGGGAAAGAGTACTTAGAAGAAAAAAAAGCGGAATGGGTATTAATCAAAAAAGTCGTAGAATGTTTTATTTCTTAG
- a CDS encoding permease prefix domain 1-containing protein: protein MKTIREYIESLFLNVVETEQTKQLKGDLLASAEDRYEDLKSQGKSENEAIGGVIAEFGSIDELLNEMNIKQDFMDERGYELDGITVAEAVEFLRIRRRGATLIGSGVMIIMLGIATFFGSMALFGEGIAEGFGFLFILLGAAIGVPLFIIAGMSISNTNKQLDDRFIPIQVKNEVKTRKQAFQRSFLFCIVTGVVLCILSIIPAVFFEEVYGEENIGIACLLLLASVGVFFFIFGGMIMGSFSEIIDRTYFISDEDELGPRAKAERAKKVPVWFQIVEKIYWPIVVGIFLIQGLLLGNWGTNWTIFPVAGILFWIIESIFSGED from the coding sequence GTGAAAACGATTAGGGAGTATATCGAAAGTTTATTTTTAAATGTTGTTGAAACAGAACAAACAAAACAACTAAAGGGAGATTTGTTAGCAAGTGCTGAGGATCGATATGAAGATTTAAAAAGCCAAGGGAAATCTGAAAATGAAGCAATTGGAGGAGTAATTGCAGAATTCGGGTCAATTGATGAGTTGTTGAATGAGATGAATATAAAGCAAGATTTCATGGATGAACGAGGTTATGAATTGGATGGAATCACTGTTGCAGAAGCTGTTGAGTTTCTACGAATCCGTCGTCGTGGGGCAACGCTGATCGGTTCAGGTGTTATGATTATTATGTTGGGAATTGCAACTTTTTTTGGTAGTATGGCCTTATTTGGAGAAGGAATTGCAGAAGGATTTGGTTTTTTATTTATTTTATTAGGCGCTGCAATAGGGGTTCCGCTATTTATTATTGCAGGGATGAGTATTTCTAATACGAATAAACAATTGGATGACCGCTTTATTCCAATTCAAGTAAAAAATGAAGTGAAAACAAGAAAGCAAGCATTTCAACGTTCATTTCTTTTCTGTATTGTAACAGGGGTTGTGCTTTGTATCCTATCGATTATTCCCGCTGTATTTTTTGAAGAAGTATATGGTGAAGAAAATATTGGGATAGCTTGTTTGCTCCTTTTGGCTTCAGTAGGCGTTTTCTTTTTCATTTTCGGGGGGATGATTATGGGCAGTTTTTCTGAAATAATTGATCGCACATATTTTATCTCTGATGAAGATGAATTAGGACCAAGAGCAAAAGCTGAACGTGCTAAAAAAGTGCCTGTCTGGTTTCAGATTGTAGAAAAAATTTATTGGCCAATTGTTGTAGGGATATTTTTAATTCAAGGTCTTTTACTTGGTAATTGGGGAACGAATTGGACGATTTTCCCTGTGGCAGGTATTTTGTTTTGGATAATCGAAAGTATTTTTAGTGGAGAAGACTAG
- a CDS encoding ECF transporter S component: MTKKNSTTSIVLIALFTALTVLGTMIKIPLPTGAFVHLGNAVLLLAVLLIGYKKGALAGGLGFAIFDVMNGFAAEAPYFIIESFIVGGAAALMILFFKKKIDGIWKIIVIASATGIAKIIMTQIKNTVIGVLAGADIPIAFTSALSKLPATLVNVTTTIIIVTLVYFPLKKAMDTIFNRNSF; the protein is encoded by the coding sequence ATGACGAAAAAGAATTCAACAACCTCTATTGTTCTAATCGCTCTTTTTACCGCCTTGACTGTTTTAGGTACAATGATTAAAATTCCACTACCAACAGGCGCTTTCGTTCATTTGGGCAATGCAGTATTATTGCTAGCTGTTTTATTGATTGGTTACAAAAAAGGAGCTTTAGCTGGTGGTTTAGGATTTGCCATTTTTGATGTTATGAATGGATTTGCGGCAGAAGCACCCTATTTCATTATAGAAAGTTTTATTGTTGGCGGAGCGGCTGCTTTGATGATTCTCTTTTTCAAAAAGAAAATCGATGGCATTTGGAAAATTATCGTTATTGCAAGTGCAACTGGTATTGCCAAAATTATTATGACCCAAATAAAAAACACCGTGATCGGCGTACTTGCTGGAGCTGATATTCCAATAGCCTTCACTAGTGCATTATCTAAACTTCCTGCCACATTAGTAAATGTTACCACTACAATCATAATTGTAACCCTTGTCTACTTCCCATTGAAAAAAGCAATGGATACCATTTTTAACAGAAATTCATTTTAA
- the thiD gene encoding bifunctional hydroxymethylpyrimidine kinase/phosphomethylpyrimidine kinase, with protein sequence MIKKVLTVAGSDSSGGAGIQADLKTFEEYGTFGFSALTSIVTMDPDEGWSHLVTPIEPQLVEKQLKTIFAGGALDAMKTGMLGTIEAIEITRNYIDLFDMQNIVIDPVMACKGTSELLQPENVAAMTRLLLPKATITTPNLVEAGILSEMGELTSINQMKEAAKKILTLGPKNVVIKGGHRLNSDKAIDIFYDGHDFTIFEEDLIASDYNHGAGCTFAAAVTAGLAKGYSVVDSVSLAKKFVAAAIKNGQKINPFLGHVWHGAYNHAEERMKKN encoded by the coding sequence ATGATCAAAAAAGTATTAACAGTGGCTGGTTCAGATTCTAGTGGGGGCGCTGGGATTCAAGCTGACTTGAAAACTTTTGAAGAATATGGAACATTTGGCTTTTCAGCTTTGACAAGTATTGTAACGATGGATCCTGATGAAGGATGGAGCCACCTTGTTACACCTATTGAACCTCAGCTAGTAGAAAAACAATTAAAAACAATTTTTGCTGGTGGTGCTCTTGATGCGATGAAAACAGGGATGCTGGGCACTATCGAGGCAATTGAAATTACACGCAATTATATTGATTTATTTGATATGCAAAATATTGTTATTGATCCAGTAATGGCTTGTAAAGGGACCAGTGAACTTTTACAGCCGGAAAATGTCGCTGCAATGACTCGTTTATTGCTGCCTAAAGCAACTATAACAACCCCTAATTTAGTAGAAGCAGGAATTTTGTCTGAGATGGGTGAGTTGACTTCTATCAATCAAATGAAAGAAGCGGCTAAAAAGATCCTAACTCTGGGTCCTAAAAATGTTGTTATCAAAGGCGGACATCGGTTGAATTCAGACAAAGCGATTGATATTTTTTATGATGGTCATGACTTTACTATTTTTGAAGAAGACTTGATCGCTTCTGATTATAATCATGGTGCTGGATGTACCTTTGCTGCTGCTGTAACAGCTGGTTTAGCAAAAGGTTATTCTGTAGTTGATTCAGTATCACTAGCAAAAAAATTCGTTGCCGCAGCCATTAAAAATGGACAAAAAATTAATCCTTTTCTTGGTCATGTTTGGCATGGAGCATACAACCATGCTGAAGAACGAATGAAAAAGAATTAA
- a CDS encoding PLP-dependent aminotransferase family protein codes for MWTLKKEKGVPVYVSIVELILAHIKNGHLLPGERLPAERKLAELFHVNRSTVVHALDELVALGWIVRKQGSGTIVNEGKWGISTTPRTDWRRYLEQNAFAKTDPFIEQIEALLKQQHRDILDVYTGELPLDLIPSFSFPPLTWKHFLEEEQQDDLGYYPLRQAISRETEKESGILLPPESLLITSGAQQALFLILQVLLQPGDSVAIEDPSFLYTLPIFQAAGIRLYGVEMDKEGIDLTSLEKVIRVHRVKMIMVNPSFQNPTGKTMSLKRRKALVDLCQKHQVPILEDDVFAKLNFVSSDQVPPLKKLDPENVLYIGSLSKILGSTTKIGWLSAPTSVNQQLAEARKMMDFSLSIFPQLLANLALTDQDFSKKIDCLKNTVEQRGKAVFNVLDQMDEWDVQMPKGGFYLWAKWRRGALKQKDWSIFLQEGLLVAPSFFFSEYRDGIRINFSRVDEKNIQLFADKLKRITQKILLDSSTL; via the coding sequence ATGTGGACATTAAAAAAAGAAAAAGGAGTTCCAGTGTACGTAAGCATTGTTGAATTGATTTTAGCACATATAAAAAATGGCCATCTTTTACCTGGTGAACGGCTGCCTGCTGAACGAAAGTTAGCTGAATTGTTTCATGTGAACCGTTCAACAGTGGTGCACGCATTAGACGAACTTGTTGCTCTAGGATGGATTGTCAGAAAACAAGGTAGTGGAACGATTGTTAATGAAGGAAAATGGGGAATCAGTACAACACCAAGAACAGATTGGCGACGATATTTAGAACAAAATGCTTTTGCTAAAACGGATCCTTTTATAGAGCAAATTGAGGCATTGCTAAAGCAACAACACAGAGATATCTTAGATGTTTACACAGGGGAACTGCCGCTGGACTTGATTCCTAGTTTTTCTTTTCCACCCTTAACATGGAAACATTTTTTAGAAGAAGAGCAACAAGATGATCTGGGGTACTACCCATTAAGACAGGCGATTAGCCGTGAAACCGAAAAAGAATCTGGCATTTTACTGCCTCCTGAAAGCCTGTTGATTACATCAGGCGCGCAACAAGCTCTATTTTTGATTCTTCAAGTGCTGTTACAACCAGGTGATAGCGTAGCAATTGAAGATCCATCATTTCTTTATACCTTGCCAATTTTTCAAGCTGCTGGAATTCGATTATATGGAGTGGAAATGGATAAAGAAGGGATTGATTTAACGTCTCTTGAGAAGGTAATCCGAGTCCATCGTGTCAAGATGATTATGGTGAACCCCTCTTTTCAAAATCCTACTGGCAAAACGATGTCATTGAAACGGAGAAAAGCACTAGTTGATTTATGTCAAAAACATCAAGTTCCCATTTTAGAAGACGATGTTTTTGCTAAGTTAAACTTTGTTTCTTCTGATCAGGTTCCTCCTCTAAAAAAACTAGACCCAGAAAATGTTCTATATATTGGTTCACTTTCAAAAATTTTAGGCTCAACAACAAAAATTGGTTGGTTGAGTGCTCCGACATCGGTTAATCAGCAACTTGCGGAGGCTAGAAAAATGATGGACTTTTCATTGAGTATTTTTCCGCAATTATTAGCTAATTTGGCTTTAACAGACCAAGACTTTTCAAAAAAAATTGACTGTTTAAAAAATACTGTAGAACAAAGAGGAAAAGCTGTATTCAATGTGCTGGATCAGATGGATGAATGGGACGTTCAAATGCCAAAGGGCGGTTTTTATTTATGGGCAAAATGGAGGAGAGGAGCACTTAAACAAAAAGACTGGAGTATTTTTTTACAAGAAGGCTTACTTGTTGCTCCAAGCTTCTTTTTTAGCGAATATCGAGATGGCATTCGGATTAATTTTTCAAGGGTAGATGAAAAAAATATACAGTTATTTGCAGATAAGTTGAAAAGAATTACACAAAAAATTCTCTTAGATTCATCAACATTATGA
- a CDS encoding nitroreductase family protein — protein MNETIKLLKNRRSYRDFDQEYTLPQEELQLILDAARQAPSWMNGQFYSIIVLKDQQIREQLVQWNPGNPHILNSSVFLLFVGDLYRTKMVSEVSKSAYLIDESIEPVLLATTDAALALENAVIAAESLGLGSVVVGSIRKHGKEIAELVNLPENTFPLFGLSIGKPVVEMNVKPRLPESAVVHYDTYHPYTYQLIEQYNEIMEAFGEVRETKRWSKKFADYFSEKPTLITDQFFKIQGLLK, from the coding sequence ATGAATGAAACAATTAAATTGTTAAAGAATCGACGTAGTTATCGTGATTTTGATCAGGAGTATACGCTGCCGCAAGAAGAATTACAATTGATACTAGATGCTGCACGTCAAGCACCTAGTTGGATGAATGGTCAGTTTTACAGTATTATCGTACTTAAAGATCAGCAGATTCGCGAACAATTAGTTCAGTGGAATCCGGGAAATCCACATATATTGAATAGTTCAGTTTTTTTACTCTTTGTTGGGGATCTTTATAGAACTAAGATGGTTAGTGAGGTTAGTAAAAGTGCCTATCTTATTGATGAAAGTATCGAACCTGTTTTATTAGCAACAACAGATGCCGCATTAGCATTAGAAAATGCTGTTATTGCTGCAGAAAGTTTAGGCCTTGGTTCTGTTGTTGTGGGAAGTATCCGAAAACACGGAAAAGAAATAGCTGAGCTGGTAAATTTGCCTGAGAATACATTTCCTTTATTCGGTTTAAGTATAGGTAAACCAGTTGTGGAAATGAACGTAAAACCACGATTACCTGAGTCGGCAGTGGTTCATTATGATACCTATCATCCTTATACGTATCAATTAATTGAACAATACAATGAAATAATGGAAGCTTTTGGTGAAGTCAGAGAAACAAAACGTTGGAGTAAAAAGTTTGCCGATTACTTTTCTGAAAAACCGACGCTCATCACAGATCAATTTTTTAAAATCCAAGGATTATTGAAATAA
- a CDS encoding phospho-sugar mutase — protein MSWQQVYEQWVNEENLPENLKSELKDLKEDPEKCEDAFYAPLEFGTAGMRGILGAGINRMNIFTIRQATEGLARFMNAQGAETKRRGVAIAYDSRHMSPEFSMEAAKTLAHHGIPAYVFESLRPTPELSFAVRYLNAFSGIMITASHNPASYNGYKVYGEDGGQMPPADADALTKYVREVENPLKIEVLSDDKTKDSDLITIIGEEVDNAYLEEVKTVTINQELINELGKELKLVYTPLHGTGKMLGERALKQAGFEKFMLVPEQAIADPDFTTVKSPNPEEHSAFEYAIRLGEKEGADLLIATDPDADRLGAAVRLPNGTYQVLTGNQLGAIMIQYILQAHKQAGTLPKNAVVLKSIVSSELATAVASKYNTKMVNVLTGFKFIAEKIQQYEEDHSQTFMFGFEESYGYLVKSFVRDKDAIQALVLLAEVAAFYKKQGKTLYDGLQDIFEEYGYYEEKTISVTLSGIEGSEKIKSLMKKFREEAPASFADIKVIETEDFQQLTRTSSKGQVEALTTPPSDVLKYFLEDGSWIAIRPSGTEPKIKFYLATKASSQVEANQKIKDFEQAVNALTE, from the coding sequence ATGTCTTGGCAACAAGTCTATGAACAGTGGGTAAATGAAGAAAACCTACCAGAAAATTTAAAATCAGAATTGAAGGATTTAAAAGAAGATCCAGAAAAATGCGAGGATGCTTTTTATGCACCTTTAGAATTTGGAACTGCCGGTATGCGTGGTATTTTAGGTGCTGGTATTAACCGAATGAATATATTTACTATTCGTCAAGCAACGGAAGGCTTGGCTCGTTTTATGAATGCACAAGGCGCTGAAACTAAACGACGTGGTGTTGCAATCGCTTATGATTCTCGTCATATGTCACCAGAGTTTTCGATGGAAGCAGCTAAAACTTTGGCACATCACGGGATTCCTGCGTATGTATTTGAAAGTTTACGACCAACACCGGAATTATCATTCGCTGTCCGTTACTTAAATGCTTTTTCTGGAATTATGATTACGGCGTCGCATAATCCAGCATCATATAATGGATATAAAGTATATGGTGAAGATGGTGGACAAATGCCGCCAGCAGACGCAGATGCATTAACAAAATACGTTCGCGAAGTTGAAAATCCATTGAAAATTGAGGTTTTATCAGATGATAAAACCAAAGACAGTGATTTAATAACAATCATTGGCGAAGAAGTGGATAATGCCTATTTAGAAGAAGTAAAAACAGTTACGATCAATCAAGAATTGATTAATGAGCTTGGCAAAGAGCTAAAACTTGTTTATACACCTTTACATGGAACAGGGAAAATGCTAGGAGAAAGAGCATTAAAACAGGCAGGTTTTGAGAAATTTATGCTAGTTCCAGAACAAGCAATTGCAGACCCAGATTTTACTACAGTGAAATCACCTAACCCAGAAGAACACTCAGCGTTTGAATATGCTATTCGTCTAGGTGAAAAAGAAGGTGCTGATTTATTGATTGCAACTGATCCTGATGCGGATCGATTGGGTGCAGCAGTTCGTCTGCCAAACGGCACGTATCAAGTGTTGACAGGTAACCAATTAGGTGCAATTATGATTCAATATATCTTACAAGCCCATAAACAAGCGGGAACGTTACCTAAAAACGCAGTCGTTCTTAAATCAATTGTATCTAGTGAATTAGCTACGGCAGTTGCTAGCAAATACAACACGAAAATGGTCAATGTTTTAACTGGATTTAAATTCATTGCAGAAAAAATTCAACAATATGAAGAAGACCACTCTCAAACATTCATGTTTGGTTTTGAAGAAAGTTATGGTTATTTGGTAAAATCTTTTGTTCGTGATAAAGATGCAATCCAAGCGCTAGTATTACTAGCAGAAGTTGCGGCTTTTTATAAAAAACAAGGAAAAACCTTATATGACGGGTTACAAGATATTTTTGAAGAGTATGGTTACTATGAAGAAAAAACGATTTCTGTAACCTTAAGTGGGATTGAAGGAAGCGAAAAAATCAAATCTCTAATGAAAAAATTCCGTGAAGAAGCACCTGCTTCATTTGCGGATATCAAAGTAATAGAGACAGAAGACTTCCAGCAATTAACTAGAACATCTTCTAAAGGGCAAGTCGAAGCATTAACGACTCCACCTTCAGATGTGTTAAAATACTTTTTGGAAGATGGTAGCTGGATTGCGATTCGCCCATCTGGAACGGAACCTAAAATTAAGTTTTATCTTGCGACTAAAGCCTCTTCACAAGTTGAAGCGAATCAAAAAATCAAGGATTTTGAGCAAGCAGTTAATGCATTAACTGAATAA
- the proC gene encoding pyrroline-5-carboxylate reductase, translating to MNIGFIGAGHMGSAMIEGLLRAKTVTPENLYVKGGSSGTAEALQQKLKFQLIKEYDAFEKCQVIFIATGAKIVLDVLKQAAPYMSKNTILISVATGHTVDQAQAAVGEGIYVVHAIPNTPVSVNEGMTGAVFADNMPSERKEQAFSVLTDLGQVKEVDEHLLGTFGTVAGCSPAFVDIFMEALADGAVFEGMPRALSYEVIAQMVLGTAKLAIETNKHPGELKDGVTSPGGSTIKGVAALEKNGFRYAVIDAVKQANS from the coding sequence ATGAACATCGGATTTATCGGAGCCGGTCATATGGGCAGTGCAATGATTGAAGGACTTTTGAGAGCTAAAACAGTTACACCAGAAAATTTATATGTAAAAGGTGGTTCTAGCGGTACAGCAGAAGCCTTGCAACAAAAATTAAAGTTTCAGCTAATTAAAGAATATGATGCATTTGAAAAATGCCAAGTTATTTTTATTGCCACAGGTGCTAAAATCGTATTAGATGTTTTAAAACAAGCAGCTCCATATATGTCTAAAAATACCATTTTGATTTCAGTAGCAACTGGACATACAGTGGATCAAGCGCAAGCTGCAGTTGGCGAGGGTATTTATGTCGTTCATGCTATTCCCAATACACCTGTAAGCGTTAATGAAGGAATGACCGGAGCAGTTTTCGCTGATAATATGCCTTCTGAAAGAAAAGAGCAAGCATTCTCTGTTTTAACGGACCTTGGGCAAGTGAAGGAAGTTGATGAACACTTATTAGGAACTTTTGGAACGGTAGCAGGTTGTAGCCCTGCCTTTGTGGATATTTTTATGGAAGCATTAGCTGATGGAGCAGTTTTTGAAGGAATGCCACGTGCCCTTTCGTATGAAGTCATCGCTCAAATGGTTCTTGGTACAGCAAAATTAGCCATTGAAACAAATAAACATCCTGGGGAACTAAAAGATGGGGTTACTTCACCTGGAGGAAGTACAATTAAAGGTGTCGCCGCATTAGAAAAAAATGGCTTCAGATATGCCGTAATAGATGCTGTTAAGCAAGCGAATAGTTAA
- a CDS encoding ArsR/SmtB family transcription factor has protein sequence MKENEEIQKVSQLYKVLSDPTRLRILLLLKQGELNVTAISAKLEMEQSAVSHQLKLLRDSHVVKSRREGKTIYYTLDDHHVIDILNQTFEHIKHQ, from the coding sequence ATGAAAGAAAATGAAGAAATTCAAAAAGTAAGTCAACTTTATAAAGTGTTAAGTGATCCAACAAGACTACGAATTTTATTATTACTAAAACAGGGAGAATTGAATGTAACCGCAATTAGCGCCAAACTTGAAATGGAGCAATCTGCAGTTTCACATCAACTAAAATTATTGAGAGATAGTCATGTAGTAAAATCTAGACGTGAGGGAAAAACAATTTATTATACATTGGATGACCATCATGTAATTGATATTCTCAACCAAACATTTGAACATATTAAACACCAATAA
- a CDS encoding homoserine dehydrogenase, whose translation MKEKLKVGLLGLGTVGSGVPTILQEHQEKISQVTGMEITITKALVRDEQEKRRLAEKFDIQLTTTIDDIIKDDEINIVVELIGKVEPAKTFITQALENGKHIVTANKDLLAQHGSELVALAQKNHCDLYYEASVAGGIPILRTIANSLAADNIQKVLGIVNGTTNYMLTQMVSEKKSYEQALKEAQELGFAESDPTNDVDGIDAAYKMVILSQFAFGMNITLDQVDTRGIRGLSLDDVEMAAQLGYEIKLIGSSENTKGSIAVEVGPMLVAKAHPIASVRNEFNAVFIESSGVGESMYYGPGAGAKPTATSVVSDIITIAKNIRLGTTGHMFNAYQHDTKITADSNISGKYYFSIEVPDKRGQILKLTQIMTEANVSFDQLVQQKSDGTRARIVAITHTITKEQMKQVIKKIELVDEFELLNTFKVLGD comes from the coding sequence ATGAAGGAAAAATTGAAGGTCGGTTTACTGGGGTTAGGAACCGTGGGATCTGGTGTACCCACGATTTTGCAAGAACATCAGGAAAAAATTTCTCAAGTGACGGGCATGGAAATCACTATTACAAAGGCATTAGTGCGTGATGAACAAGAAAAAAGACGCCTAGCGGAGAAATTTGATATTCAACTCACAACCACCATTGATGACATTATCAAAGATGATGAAATCAATATTGTTGTTGAATTGATTGGAAAAGTAGAACCTGCCAAAACCTTCATTACCCAAGCGTTGGAAAATGGAAAGCATATCGTAACGGCTAATAAAGATCTTTTAGCTCAACATGGAAGTGAACTTGTTGCATTAGCTCAAAAGAATCATTGTGATTTATATTATGAAGCAAGTGTTGCTGGAGGAATCCCTATTTTGCGGACGATTGCCAATAGTCTAGCAGCAGACAACATCCAAAAAGTGCTAGGCATTGTTAACGGTACGACTAATTATATGCTGACTCAAATGGTATCAGAAAAAAAATCCTATGAGCAAGCACTAAAAGAGGCTCAAGAATTAGGATTTGCTGAATCAGATCCCACCAATGATGTTGATGGGATTGATGCCGCTTATAAAATGGTAATTTTAAGCCAGTTTGCGTTTGGAATGAACATTACTTTGGATCAGGTCGATACTAGAGGAATTCGCGGATTATCACTTGATGATGTTGAGATGGCCGCTCAATTAGGTTATGAAATCAAATTGATTGGTTCTTCTGAAAATACGAAAGGCAGTATTGCTGTTGAGGTGGGACCGATGTTAGTGGCAAAGGCTCATCCGATTGCATCGGTTAGAAATGAATTTAATGCAGTGTTTATTGAAAGCTCAGGTGTAGGAGAATCCATGTATTATGGTCCTGGAGCTGGGGCTAAACCCACAGCAACAAGTGTAGTCAGCGACATTATCACGATTGCTAAAAATATTCGTTTAGGTACAACCGGACACATGTTCAATGCCTATCAACATGATACAAAAATAACAGCGGATTCTAACATCTCAGGAAAATACTATTTTTCTATTGAAGTGCCAGATAAACGTGGACAAATTCTAAAATTAACGCAAATCATGACGGAAGCAAACGTCAGTTTCGATCAACTGGTTCAACAAAAGTCTGATGGTACAAGGGCTAGAATTGTTGCAATCACGCATACAATTACCAAAGAACAAATGAAACAAGTCATAAAGAAAATCGAATTAGTCGATGAATTTGAACTATTAAATACATTTAAAGTATTGGGGGACTAG